A genomic window from Motacilla alba alba isolate MOTALB_02 chromosome 2, Motacilla_alba_V1.0_pri, whole genome shotgun sequence includes:
- the FZD6 gene encoding frizzled-6, with protein sequence MGALVFFATCTLLLALVRGHSLFTCEPITISRCSGMPYNMTFFPNLMGHYDQDTAARKMDPFLILMNLHCSPDVHTFLCRAFVPACLDQIHVIHPCRSLCEKVYSDCKQLMDTFGIAWPEELECTRLINCDETAPATAAVTTNVHGTQKTPSQIRRDYGFWCPRHLHTTNGHGYKFLGIDQCAPPCPNMYFKNYELDVAKSFIGIVSIFCLCATLFTFLTFLIDVKRFRYPERPIIYYSVCYSIVSLMYFIGFLLGNRTACNEADEKLEIGETVVLGSQNKACTVLFMVLYFFTMAGTIWWVILTITWFLAAGRKWSCEAIAQKAMWFHAVAWGIPGFLTIMLLAMNKVEGDNISGVCFVGLYDLDASLYFVLLPLCLCVFFGLSLLLAGIISLNHVRQVIQHDGRNQEKLKKFMIRIGVFSGLYLVPLVALLGCYVYELVNRKIWETTWVFDHCDQYHIPCPYQAKALARPEIFLFLMKYLLTLIVGISPVFWVGSKKTCSEWANFFNRNRKRDPISESRRVLQESCEFFLRHNSKVKHKKKHYKSTSHRLKVISKSMGTSTGGTTNHGTSAVAITNHDYLSQETVAEIKSSPETSEKEMEADGASARRVEEGENSGDQMLPSAKLTVDQVERRNKADSTCHMSTLAESIKRVGEGRITPKNDFSESPSLQRSCSQIPDIPQSPSVSLLVYSASDTRRELDSGNSSNP encoded by the exons ATGGGAGCACTTGTGTTCTTTGCGACCTGCACTTTACTTCTAGCTCTGGTGCGAGGGCACAGCTTATTCACATGTGAGCCAATTACTATTTCCAGATGTTCAGGAATGCCTTACAATATGACTTTTTTCCCAAACCTTATGGGACACTATGATCAGGACACGGCTGCTCGCAAAATGGAT CCTTTCCTTATTCTTATGAATCTTCACTGTTCACCAGACGTCCACACATTTCTGTGCAGAGCTTTTGTCCCAGCCTGCCTAGATCAGATTCACGTGATTCACCCGTGTCGAAGCCTCTGTGAGAAAGTGTATTCTGACTGTAAGCAGTTGATGGACACTTTTGGAATTGCATGGCCTGAAGAGCTGGAATGCACCAG ACTAATCAATTGTGATGAGACTGCTCCTGCCACTGCCGCTGTAACCACAAACGTACATGGAACTCAGAAGACCCCAAGCCAGATCCGAAGGGATTATGGATTCTGGTGTCCCCGACACCTACACACTACCAATGGACATGGCTACAAGTTTCTAGGAATTGATCAGTGTGCACCCCCATGTCCCAATATGTACTTCAAGAATTATGAATTGGATGTGGCAAAAAGCTTCATTGGAATAGTTTCAATCTTTTGTCTTTGTGCTACACTTTTCACGTTCCTAACTTTTCTGATTGATGTCAAAAGGTTTAGATACCCAGAGAGACCAATCATCTATTATTCTGTCTGTTACAGCATAGTCTCTCTAATGTACTTCATTGGATTTTTACTTGGGAACAGAACTGCCTGTAACGAGGCAGATGAGAAGTTAGAAATTGGTGAAACGGTTGTTCTTGGCTCCCAAAACAAAGCCTGTACTGTCCTTTTCATGGTTTTGTACTTTTTCACTATGGCAGGAACTATATGGTGGGTGATTCTGACCATCACTTGGTTCCTTGCAGCGGGAAGAAAATGGAGCTGTGAAGCTATTGCACAAAAGGCCATGTGGTTCCATGCAGTTGCCTGGGGAATACCTGGTTTTCTAACCATTATGCTCCTTGCAATGAACAAGGTGGAAGGGGACAATATCAGTGGAGTTTGTTTTGTGGGTCTCTATGACCTGGACGCCTCTCTGTACTTCGTGCTTTTGCCGCTGTGCCTTTGTGTCTTTTTCGGTCTCTCTCTGCTTCTAGCCGGCATCATTTCTCTAAACCACGTGCGGCAGGTCATTCAGCACGATGGCAGGAACCAGGAGAAGCTCAAGAAGTTCATGATCCGAATTGGAGTTTTTAGTGGTTTGTACTTGGTGCCTCTGGTAGCCCTTCTTGGATGTTACGTTTATGAACTGGTGAACCGGAAAATCTGGGAAACTACTTGGGTGTTTGACCACTGTGACCAGTACCATATTCCTTGCCCTTATCAG GCAAAGGCACTAGCAagaccagaaatatttttgtttctgatgaAATATTTGCTGACATTAATTGTTGGCATATCTCCAGTGTTCTGGGTGGGAAGTAAAAAGACCTGCTCCGAATGGGCCAATTTCTTCAACAGAAATCGCAAAAGAga TCCAATCAGTGAGAGTCGAAGAGTGCTGCAAGAGTCATGCGAATTTTTCTTGAGGCACAATTCCAAAGTTAAACATAAGAAGAAGCACTACAAGTCAACTTCACACAGACTGAAAGTCATTTCAAAGTCAATGGGGACCAGTACAGGTGGCACAACAAATCATGGAACTTCTGCAGTAGCAATTACTAATCATGATTACTTGAGCCAAGAAACTGTGGCAGAAATTAAAAGCTCTCCAGAGACGTCTGAGAAGGAGATGGAAGCAGATGGAGCATCCGCCCGAAGAGTGGAGGAAGGTGAAAACAGCGGAGATCAAATGTTACCCAGTGCTAAACTGACCGTGGATCAGGTGgaaaggagaaacaaagcagaCAGCACCTGCCACATGAGCACTTTGGCTGAGAGTATCAAGAGAGTAGGTGAAGGAAG AATAACTCCTAAAAATGATTTTAGTGAATCTCCTTCACTGCAAAGGAGCTGTTCCCAAATACCTGATATCCCTCAGTCACCTTCCGTATCACTACTCGTCTACTCAGCTTCAGACACCAGAAGAGAGTTGGATTCAGGAAACAGTTCTAATCCTTGA